A portion of the Pseudarthrobacter sp. L1SW genome contains these proteins:
- a CDS encoding PLP-dependent aminotransferase family protein has protein sequence MMSSLTASGLSRLLGEWNVGAAAGYRELADVVRLLVLDGRVALDTALPSERALSEALGVSRTMVTAAYGLLREQGFLTGSQGSRSRTRIPPLTPAGTTVFTGPVRNDPALTAPGLAAPEGLIDLAYASLPASGEVVHRAFAAALTELPALLPGFGYDAIGLLPLRQAVAARYTAAGAPTTADQILVTSGAQHALNIILRALAGRQERVLVEHPSYPNALDAIRAAGCRPVPVAFSGGSGGAGPRAGSARAGGPESSGQAGRPWDMDGMRAALQQQRPKLAYVVPDFHNPTGQLMPDSQRRQLVRAAAVAATVLVVDETLRELNLDGAETTPVAAFSPAVVTIGSLSKSHWGGLRTGWIRASPGLIQRFAAARTSLDLGGPLMEQLAAAHLVRALDEPLPARISALRESRAALLELLAGHLPDWETAYPAGGLSAWCRLPGPISTALTIIAPDFGIRLAAGPRFGVGGAFERYLRVPFTLPPEKLEAAVLALRSAQDRLDAAPQLRRTLKNAPAVAIA, from the coding sequence CTGATGTCTTCCCTGACCGCTTCCGGCCTGTCCCGCCTCTTGGGCGAGTGGAACGTAGGTGCGGCGGCCGGCTACCGCGAGCTGGCCGACGTCGTCCGCCTTCTGGTGCTCGACGGCCGCGTGGCCCTGGACACTGCCCTGCCCAGCGAGCGGGCACTGTCCGAAGCCCTGGGCGTCAGCCGGACCATGGTGACTGCCGCCTATGGCCTGCTCCGTGAGCAGGGTTTCCTTACCGGCAGCCAAGGAAGCAGGAGCCGGACACGGATTCCGCCCCTGACACCTGCGGGCACCACGGTGTTCACGGGGCCCGTGCGCAATGACCCGGCTTTGACCGCCCCCGGGCTGGCTGCCCCGGAAGGACTGATCGACCTCGCCTACGCCTCCCTTCCGGCCAGCGGCGAGGTGGTGCACCGTGCGTTCGCGGCCGCCCTCACCGAGCTCCCGGCCCTGCTCCCTGGATTCGGCTACGACGCCATCGGCCTGCTCCCCCTGCGCCAGGCAGTGGCGGCGCGCTACACAGCGGCCGGGGCGCCCACCACTGCGGACCAGATCCTGGTGACATCGGGGGCGCAGCACGCCCTCAACATCATCCTTCGCGCCCTTGCCGGCCGGCAGGAGCGGGTGCTGGTGGAGCACCCCAGCTACCCGAACGCGCTGGATGCCATCCGGGCGGCGGGGTGCAGGCCCGTTCCGGTGGCATTCTCCGGCGGCTCCGGAGGGGCTGGCCCCCGGGCGGGTAGCGCCAGAGCAGGCGGCCCCGAATCAAGTGGCCAGGCGGGCCGGCCGTGGGACATGGACGGCATGCGGGCGGCCCTGCAGCAGCAGCGGCCCAAGCTGGCCTACGTGGTTCCCGACTTCCACAATCCCACGGGCCAGCTCATGCCCGACTCCCAGCGCCGCCAGTTGGTGCGTGCGGCCGCGGTCGCCGCCACGGTCCTGGTGGTGGACGAGACCCTCCGGGAGCTGAACCTTGACGGCGCCGAGACAACTCCGGTCGCAGCCTTCAGCCCGGCAGTGGTGACCATCGGCTCGCTCAGCAAGTCCCACTGGGGCGGCCTGCGCACCGGCTGGATCCGTGCCTCCCCCGGCCTGATCCAGCGGTTTGCCGCCGCCCGGACTTCACTCGACCTGGGCGGACCCCTGATGGAGCAGCTTGCCGCCGCCCATCTGGTCCGCGCCCTGGACGAGCCGCTGCCGGCCCGGATTAGCGCGCTCCGGGAGAGCCGGGCAGCACTTCTGGAACTCCTTGCCGGCCACTTGCCCGACTGGGAGACGGCATACCCTGCCGGCGGGCTCTCGGCTTGGTGCCGGCTGCCCGGCCCCATCAGCACTGCGCTGACCATCATTGCCCCGGACTTCGGGATCCGGCTTGCGGCAGGCCCGCGCTTCGGAGTGGGCGGCGCTTTCGAGCGCTACCTCCGGGTGCCCTTCACCCTTCCGCCGGAGAAGCTGGAGGCTGCCGTCCTGGCCCTGCGTTCAGCGCAGGACCGGCTGGACGCCGCCCCGCAACTCCGGCGCACCCTCAAAAACGCGCCGGCCGTGGCCATCGCCTGA
- a CDS encoding YitT family protein: MMTRRLLQLFIGLAMYGISLAMFIRAGLGLDPWDVFHQGVAGRTGLSIGAVVILVSFLVLLLWIPLRQWPGFGTLCNAVLVGVFADIGLALIPAFSHLGGQIGLLAGAVLLNGIASACYIGARFGPGARDGLMTGLARRTGWSVRVSRTLIEVVVLAAGWFLGGSVGVGTVVYALAIGPLVQLLLPMFMVPAAPGTDSGAGGHASSESRGAAESRGSSGKRSTSEDAAPEPLASTS; this comes from the coding sequence ATGATGACCCGCAGACTTCTTCAGCTCTTTATCGGCCTTGCCATGTACGGCATCTCCCTCGCCATGTTCATCCGCGCCGGACTGGGCCTGGACCCGTGGGATGTCTTTCACCAGGGCGTCGCCGGAAGGACCGGGCTCAGCATCGGTGCGGTGGTCATCCTTGTGAGTTTCCTGGTGCTGCTGCTGTGGATTCCATTGCGGCAGTGGCCGGGGTTCGGCACCCTCTGCAACGCCGTCCTGGTGGGTGTGTTCGCTGACATCGGCCTCGCCCTGATCCCGGCTTTTTCGCACCTGGGCGGACAGATCGGGCTGCTGGCCGGCGCCGTACTGCTGAACGGCATCGCTTCCGCCTGCTACATTGGCGCCCGGTTCGGTCCCGGCGCACGCGACGGGTTGATGACCGGCCTGGCCCGGCGCACCGGGTGGTCCGTGAGGGTGTCCCGAACGTTGATCGAAGTTGTTGTCCTGGCCGCCGGCTGGTTCCTTGGTGGCTCCGTGGGCGTGGGAACCGTTGTATACGCCCTTGCCATCGGGCCCCTGGTCCAGCTGCTGCTGCCGATGTTCATGGTGCCCGCTGCGCCCGGCACGGACAGTGGCGCTGGCGGGCACGCCAGCTCCGAAAGCCGTGGCGCCGCGGAAAGCCGCGGCAGCTCCGGAAAGCGCAGCACCTCCGAAGATGCAGCGCCGGAGCCCCTGGCCAGCACCAGCTGA
- a CDS encoding Fpg/Nei family DNA glycosylase: MPEGDSVWRAAHQLHQALAGQTLLASDFRVPRFATLNLAGWTVAEVVPRGKHLLMRVVGPDGKRLTIHSHLKMEGTWQVYPPGGKWRKPGYTARCVLRTAAADAVGFSLGIVEVVATASEDSIVGFLGPDLLGPDWDPDEAERRIRSAPDVPVGVALLDQRNLAGIGNIYRCEACFLSSVHPASPVSSVADLRTLVTDAKQLLEVNLGPGRRVTVLNARGMPVGRMAGRPGYWVYRREHQPCLKCGTPVRRGVLGKLNGDEERDIYFCPKCQPLLS, translated from the coding sequence GTGCCTGAGGGTGACTCCGTCTGGCGGGCAGCCCACCAGCTGCACCAGGCCCTGGCCGGGCAGACCTTGCTCGCCTCGGATTTCCGCGTTCCGCGTTTCGCCACCCTGAACCTGGCCGGCTGGACCGTGGCCGAGGTAGTCCCCCGTGGCAAGCACCTGCTGATGCGCGTGGTGGGACCGGACGGCAAGAGGCTCACCATCCATTCCCACCTGAAGATGGAGGGGACCTGGCAGGTTTACCCGCCTGGCGGAAAGTGGCGGAAACCCGGCTACACGGCCCGGTGCGTACTCCGCACTGCGGCGGCGGACGCCGTCGGATTCTCGCTGGGCATCGTAGAAGTGGTGGCCACCGCAAGCGAAGATTCGATCGTGGGGTTTCTTGGCCCGGACCTGCTGGGACCGGACTGGGACCCGGACGAAGCAGAGCGGCGGATCCGCTCCGCCCCGGACGTGCCTGTGGGCGTGGCCCTCCTGGACCAGCGGAACCTTGCCGGGATCGGCAACATCTACCGGTGCGAGGCGTGCTTCCTGTCCAGCGTGCATCCGGCCTCGCCGGTCTCCTCCGTGGCGGACCTGCGGACTCTGGTGACGGACGCCAAGCAGCTCCTGGAGGTCAACCTGGGCCCCGGCCGCCGGGTCACCGTCCTCAACGCCAGGGGCATGCCGGTGGGCAGGATGGCCGGGCGGCCCGGCTACTGGGTGTACCGCAGGGAGCACCAGCCGTGCCTCAAGTGCGGAACCCCCGTCCGGCGCGGCGTGCTGGGCAAGCTGAACGGCGATGAGGAACGGGACATCTACTTTTGTCCCAAATGCCAGCCGTTACTGTCCTAG
- a CDS encoding DEAD/DEAH box helicase, protein MIQEQAMAQFSRPTRDWFLGAFSEPTPAQEGAWRAISSGSHALVVAPTGSGKTLAAFLWALDRLLVASTEATEAAGRDAAGASSAAATDPAAKGPAKGKRIRAPKRKTRVLYISPLKALGVDVERNLRSPLIGITQTAKRLGLPAPLTTVGVRSGDTTAADRRTLLANPPDILITTPESLFLMLTSRARETLAEVDTIIIDEVHAVAGTKRGAHLAVSLERLDALLPKPAQRIGLSATVEPKELVAQFLAGSAPVEIVAPPAKKNWDLTVSVPVEDMSDLQGAAGAFDSGPASGLQPQASIWPHVEEKIVDLVLANQSTIVFANSRRLSERLTARLNEIYAERQLVAVGGGWDDPAPQPAAPGIPASTATPAHMMAQAGSSAGADPVLARAHHGSVSKDQRALIEDDLKSGRLRCVVATSSLELGIDMGAVDLVVQVESPPSVASGLQRVGRAGHQVGEVSQGVLFPKHRADLVHTAITVERMLAGKIERLSIPANPLDILAQQTVAATALGSIDVEEWFSTVRRSAPFASLPRSAFEATLDLLAGRYPSDEFAELRPRIIWDRNAGTIEGRPGAQRLAVTSGGTIPDRGLFGVYIIGTEVEGTGSPSADGKPAPAPKGGRRVGELDEEMVYESRVGDVFALGATSWKIEDITHDRVLVSPAFGQPGKLPFWKGDSLGRPVDLGRALGAFVRELSASDAGPATERCQASGLDAFAANNLIQYLGEQKQATEVVPNDTTLVVERFHDELGDWRVILHSPFGMPVHAPWALAVGQRLHQRYGMDGSAMAADDGIVLRVPMMEDEPPGAELFLFDPEELEQIVTAEVGGSALFASRFRECAARALLLPRQTPGKRQPLWQQRQRSAQLLDVARKYPTFPIVLETVRECLQDVYDLPALKDIAASVERRELRIVQTTTSQPSPFAKSLLFGYVAQFLYEGDSPLAERRAAALALDSTLLNELLGRVELRELLDPKVIEATERELQRLAGDRRVRGMEGVADLLRLLGPLAPEEVAARLEPTAAVEPAPAAELAPAVEAAPLEPAEAGPAPTPHAPTPHAGPAEAAAHLIALQRANRAIKVNIGGVERFAAVEDAARLRDALGVPLPMGVPLAFIEPVADPLSDLVSRYARTHGPFTAAEAAARLGLGVAVVGTALKRLAADGRVVEGEFRPHAAPLEAGPPDAAHPEAAHADAAHPEASRHSTVDGGAAPASGLEEGPQPAGGMPPPSLSPHPAVSEWCDAEVLRKLRRRSLAALRAEVEPVDAAAYGRFLPAWQHVRTPGAGRGQPSLRGLDGIVTAVDQLSGIPVPASAWEPLVLASRVSNYQPAMLDELMAAGEVLWSGAGALPGNDGWISLHLADSAELTLNPAVEYEPGDAQQRLLGHLRNNGGGYFFRQLTDVAGGMDSVLSDQDVVAALWDLAWAGRITGDTFAPVRALIAGGHTAHRQVARAPRARAPRLSRLGRSHGSGLMGSPGLAGGRYGALAGAAATPPMAAGRWSALPQPELDATTHARATAELLLDRYGVVTRGSVMAEQILGGFGLMYKVLARLEEAGRCRRGYFIEHLGAAQFAVPATVDRLRSYSEDSQLAKPEPVALALAATDPANPYGAALPWPALHDDAGTGHRPGRKAGALVVLVDGALVLYVERGGKTLLAFSEDDAVLAAAGTALVGVVTRGAVDKLIMEKVNGHGILDTPVAAALSSAGAYSTPKGLRIRA, encoded by the coding sequence ATGATCCAGGAACAGGCCATGGCACAGTTCAGCCGGCCCACCAGGGACTGGTTCCTCGGCGCCTTCTCAGAACCGACCCCCGCGCAGGAGGGTGCCTGGCGGGCGATTTCCTCCGGTTCGCACGCCCTGGTGGTAGCTCCTACCGGCTCCGGAAAGACCCTTGCGGCCTTCCTCTGGGCGCTGGACCGGCTGCTCGTCGCCTCCACGGAGGCAACCGAGGCTGCCGGCCGCGATGCCGCCGGGGCAAGCAGCGCCGCTGCCACTGATCCCGCTGCAAAGGGGCCGGCAAAAGGCAAGCGCATCCGGGCACCCAAACGCAAGACCCGTGTCCTCTACATCTCACCGCTGAAAGCCCTTGGCGTGGACGTGGAGCGGAACCTCCGCTCGCCGCTGATCGGCATCACGCAGACCGCCAAGCGGCTCGGCCTGCCGGCACCGCTGACCACCGTGGGCGTCCGTTCCGGGGATACTACGGCGGCAGACCGCCGCACCCTGCTGGCCAACCCGCCGGACATCCTCATCACCACCCCGGAATCGCTGTTCCTGATGCTGACATCCAGGGCACGCGAAACGCTGGCCGAAGTGGACACCATCATCATCGATGAGGTCCACGCCGTGGCCGGCACCAAACGCGGCGCCCACCTTGCCGTCTCGCTCGAACGGCTGGACGCCTTGCTGCCTAAGCCGGCGCAGCGCATCGGCCTTTCCGCCACCGTGGAACCCAAGGAGCTCGTGGCGCAGTTCCTCGCAGGTTCCGCACCAGTGGAAATCGTCGCCCCTCCCGCGAAGAAGAACTGGGACCTCACCGTCTCGGTCCCCGTCGAGGACATGTCCGATCTCCAGGGTGCTGCCGGCGCTTTCGACTCGGGCCCGGCCTCCGGACTGCAGCCGCAGGCCTCCATCTGGCCGCACGTGGAAGAGAAGATTGTGGACCTGGTCCTCGCCAACCAGTCCACCATCGTCTTTGCCAACTCCCGCCGCCTGTCCGAGCGGCTCACGGCACGGCTCAACGAGATTTACGCCGAGCGGCAGCTCGTGGCCGTGGGCGGCGGCTGGGATGACCCGGCTCCGCAACCGGCGGCACCAGGTATTCCTGCCTCCACGGCCACGCCGGCGCACATGATGGCGCAGGCGGGAAGCTCGGCGGGGGCGGATCCCGTCCTGGCCCGCGCCCACCATGGCTCAGTTTCCAAGGACCAGCGGGCGCTCATCGAGGACGACCTGAAGTCCGGGCGGCTGCGGTGCGTGGTGGCCACCTCCTCCCTGGAACTGGGCATCGACATGGGTGCCGTGGACCTTGTGGTGCAGGTGGAGTCACCGCCGTCCGTGGCCAGCGGCCTGCAGCGGGTTGGCCGCGCCGGCCACCAGGTGGGTGAAGTCTCCCAGGGCGTCCTCTTCCCGAAGCACCGTGCCGACCTTGTCCACACAGCCATCACCGTTGAGCGGATGCTGGCCGGCAAGATCGAGCGCCTCAGCATCCCCGCCAATCCCCTGGACATCCTGGCCCAGCAGACCGTCGCTGCCACCGCCCTGGGCAGCATCGATGTTGAGGAATGGTTCTCCACCGTTCGGCGCTCCGCCCCCTTCGCGTCCCTCCCCCGCTCCGCATTCGAAGCCACCCTTGACCTGCTGGCCGGCCGCTACCCGTCGGACGAGTTCGCCGAGCTGCGTCCCCGGATCATCTGGGACCGCAACGCCGGCACCATCGAAGGCCGGCCCGGGGCCCAGCGCCTCGCCGTGACCTCCGGCGGTACCATCCCGGACCGCGGCCTCTTCGGCGTGTACATCATTGGCACCGAGGTGGAAGGTACCGGGTCCCCTTCCGCCGACGGCAAGCCGGCGCCCGCCCCGAAAGGCGGCCGGCGCGTTGGCGAGCTGGACGAGGAAATGGTGTACGAGTCGCGGGTGGGCGACGTCTTTGCCCTGGGCGCGACGAGCTGGAAAATCGAGGACATCACGCACGACCGCGTGCTTGTCTCCCCGGCCTTCGGCCAGCCGGGCAAGCTCCCCTTCTGGAAGGGGGATTCGCTGGGGCGGCCGGTGGACCTGGGGCGCGCCCTCGGCGCGTTCGTCCGCGAACTGTCAGCGTCCGACGCCGGCCCTGCCACCGAACGCTGCCAGGCAAGCGGCCTGGACGCTTTCGCCGCAAACAACCTGATCCAGTACCTGGGCGAGCAGAAGCAGGCCACTGAAGTGGTCCCCAATGACACCACGCTGGTTGTCGAGCGGTTCCACGATGAACTGGGCGACTGGCGGGTGATCCTGCACAGCCCCTTCGGCATGCCGGTGCACGCGCCCTGGGCCCTCGCCGTCGGGCAGCGGCTCCACCAGCGCTACGGGATGGACGGCTCCGCCATGGCCGCCGACGACGGGATTGTCCTCCGTGTGCCGATGATGGAGGATGAGCCGCCGGGAGCGGAGCTGTTCCTGTTCGATCCCGAGGAGCTGGAGCAGATCGTCACCGCCGAGGTGGGCGGCAGTGCGCTCTTTGCGTCGCGGTTCAGGGAATGTGCCGCCCGTGCCCTCCTGCTGCCGCGGCAGACGCCCGGCAAGCGGCAGCCGCTGTGGCAGCAGCGGCAGCGCTCCGCGCAGCTGCTCGACGTTGCCCGGAAGTACCCCACATTCCCCATCGTGCTGGAAACCGTCCGTGAGTGCCTGCAGGACGTTTACGACCTCCCGGCCTTGAAGGACATCGCGGCGTCCGTGGAGCGGCGCGAGCTGAGGATTGTCCAGACCACCACCTCCCAGCCGTCGCCGTTCGCCAAGTCCCTCCTGTTCGGGTACGTGGCACAGTTCCTCTACGAGGGCGACTCGCCGCTGGCCGAGCGCCGGGCTGCCGCGCTGGCCCTGGACTCCACGCTCCTCAACGAGCTGCTGGGGCGAGTGGAACTGCGTGAACTGCTGGACCCCAAAGTTATCGAGGCCACCGAGCGCGAGCTGCAGCGGCTGGCCGGCGACCGGCGCGTGCGGGGCATGGAGGGCGTAGCAGACCTGCTGCGGCTCCTCGGCCCCCTGGCACCGGAGGAGGTGGCTGCCCGCCTGGAACCGACCGCGGCGGTGGAGCCTGCCCCCGCGGCTGAGCTGGCCCCGGCAGTTGAGGCCGCCCCGCTTGAGCCTGCCGAAGCCGGTCCCGCACCAACCCCGCACGCCCCCACCCCGCACGCCGGACCGGCAGAAGCCGCCGCCCACCTCATTGCCCTGCAGCGGGCAAACCGGGCCATCAAGGTAAACATTGGCGGCGTGGAACGGTTCGCCGCCGTTGAGGACGCTGCGCGCCTCCGCGATGCCCTGGGCGTTCCGCTGCCCATGGGCGTCCCGCTCGCCTTTATCGAGCCCGTGGCGGACCCGCTCAGTGACCTGGTGTCGCGCTATGCCCGTACGCATGGGCCCTTTACTGCAGCCGAGGCAGCAGCGCGGCTCGGCCTGGGCGTGGCAGTCGTGGGCACGGCTTTGAAGCGCCTGGCCGCGGACGGGCGCGTGGTGGAGGGCGAGTTCCGGCCGCACGCCGCACCGCTGGAAGCGGGACCCCCTGACGCGGCACACCCCGAGGCGGCACACGCTGACGCGGCACATCCGGAAGCTTCCCGGCACAGCACGGTTGATGGCGGAGCCGCTCCCGCCAGCGGACTGGAAGAAGGTCCGCAGCCGGCAGGTGGGATGCCCCCGCCGAGCCTGTCCCCACATCCTGCCGTCAGTGAATGGTGCGATGCCGAGGTCCTGCGGAAGCTCCGCCGTCGTTCGCTGGCAGCCCTCCGCGCGGAAGTGGAGCCGGTGGACGCTGCGGCCTATGGGCGCTTCCTGCCTGCGTGGCAGCATGTCAGGACCCCCGGTGCCGGCCGCGGCCAGCCCTCGCTGAGGGGCTTGGACGGCATCGTGACCGCCGTCGACCAGCTCTCCGGAATTCCGGTGCCGGCGTCGGCGTGGGAACCCCTGGTCCTCGCCAGCAGGGTCTCCAACTACCAGCCGGCCATGCTGGATGAACTCATGGCCGCCGGGGAAGTCCTCTGGTCCGGCGCAGGCGCCCTGCCAGGAAATGACGGCTGGATCAGCCTTCACCTGGCCGACTCCGCGGAACTGACCCTGAACCCCGCGGTCGAGTATGAACCGGGTGACGCCCAGCAGCGTCTGCTGGGCCACCTGCGGAACAACGGTGGCGGCTACTTCTTCCGGCAGCTGACGGATGTTGCCGGCGGCATGGACTCCGTGCTCAGCGACCAGGACGTTGTCGCGGCGCTCTGGGACCTGGCCTGGGCGGGCCGGATCACCGGGGACACCTTCGCCCCGGTCCGCGCGCTGATTGCCGGCGGACATACGGCGCACCGGCAGGTGGCCCGGGCACCGCGTGCCAGGGCGCCCAGGCTCAGCAGGCTGGGCCGTTCGCACGGCAGCGGGCTCATGGGCTCGCCGGGATTGGCGGGCGGGCGTTACGGCGCCTTGGCCGGGGCGGCAGCAACTCCCCCGATGGCGGCCGGCCGCTGGTCCGCCCTTCCGCAGCCGGAACTGGACGCCACTACCCACGCCCGCGCCACTGCCGAGCTCCTGCTGGACCGCTACGGCGTGGTCACCAGGGGTTCCGTGATGGCTGAACAAATCCTGGGCGGCTTCGGCCTGATGTACAAAGTCCTGGCCAGGCTGGAGGAGGCGGGGCGCTGCCGCCGCGGCTACTTCATCGAACACCTTGGCGCGGCCCAGTTCGCCGTACCGGCTACTGTTGACCGGCTGCGCTCCTATTCAGAGGACAGCCAGCTCGCCAAGCCCGAGCCGGTTGCCCTCGCCCTGGCCGCCACGGACCCCGCCAACCCCTACGGCGCCGCGCTCCCCTGGCCTGCCCTCCATGACGACGCCGGCACCGGGCACCGGCCCGGCCGGAAAGCGGGCGCCCTGGTGGTGTTGGTGGACGGGGCGCTGGTCCTGTACGTGGAACGGGGCGGGAAGACACTGCTGGCCTTCAGCGAGGACGATGCCGTGCTGGCGGCGGCGGGCACAGCCCTGGTGGGCGTGGTGACCCGCGGCGCCGTGGACAAACTGATCATGGAGAAGGTCAATGGCCACGGCATCCTGGACACCCCGGTGGCTGCAGCCCTCAGCTCCGCCGGCGCCTACTCCACCCCTAAAGGACTGAGGATCCGTGCCTGA